A part of Cervus elaphus chromosome 11, mCerEla1.1, whole genome shotgun sequence genomic DNA contains:
- the AK1 gene encoding adenylate kinase isoenzyme 1 isoform X2, translated as MEEKLKKTKIIFVVGGPGSGKGTQCEKIVQKYGYTHLSTGDLLRAEVSSGSARGKMLSEIMEKGQLVPLETVLDMLRDAMVAKVDTSKGFLIDGYPREVQQGEEFERRIAQPTLLLYVDAGPETMTKRLLKRGETSGRVDDNEETIKKRLETYYKATEPVIAFYEKRGIVRKVNAEGSVDSVFSQVCTHLDALK; from the exons ATGGAAG AGAAGCtgaagaaaaccaagatcatcttTGTGGTGG GCGGGCCCGGTTCGGGGAAGGGCACCCAGTGCGAGAAGATTGTCCAGAAGTACGGCTACACCCACCTCTCCACCGGAGACCTCCTGCGGGCCGAGGTCAGCTCGGGCTCAGCTAGGGGCAAGATGCTGTCAGAAATCATGGAGAAGGGGCAGCTGGTGCCACTG GAGACAGTGCTGGACATGCTCCGGGATGCCATGGTGGCCAAAGTAGATACTTCCAAAGGCTTCTTGATTGACGGCTACCCCCGGGAGGTGCAGCAGGGGGAGGAGTTTGAGCGGAGG ATCGCACAGCCCACGCTACTGCTGTATGTGGACGCCGGCCCTGAGACCATGACCAAGCGGCTCCTGAAGCGCGGAGAGACCAGCGGGCGTGTGGACGACAACGAAGAGACCATCAAGAAGCGTCTGGAAACCTACTACAAGGCCACAGAGCCCGTCATCGCCTTCTACGAGAAACGCGGCATTGTTCGCAAG GTCAACGCCGAAGGCTCTGTGGACAGTGTCTTCTCCCAGGTCTGCACCCACCTGGACGCCCTCAAGTAG
- the AK1 gene encoding adenylate kinase isoenzyme 1 isoform X1, with amino-acid sequence MGVCCSATDPRIMEDSRAREKLKKTKIIFVVGGPGSGKGTQCEKIVQKYGYTHLSTGDLLRAEVSSGSARGKMLSEIMEKGQLVPLETVLDMLRDAMVAKVDTSKGFLIDGYPREVQQGEEFERRIAQPTLLLYVDAGPETMTKRLLKRGETSGRVDDNEETIKKRLETYYKATEPVIAFYEKRGIVRKVNAEGSVDSVFSQVCTHLDALK; translated from the exons ATGGGGGTCTGCTGCTCGGCGACAGACCCCCGCATCATGGAAGACTCTAGAGCCAGAG AGAAGCtgaagaaaaccaagatcatcttTGTGGTGG GCGGGCCCGGTTCGGGGAAGGGCACCCAGTGCGAGAAGATTGTCCAGAAGTACGGCTACACCCACCTCTCCACCGGAGACCTCCTGCGGGCCGAGGTCAGCTCGGGCTCAGCTAGGGGCAAGATGCTGTCAGAAATCATGGAGAAGGGGCAGCTGGTGCCACTG GAGACAGTGCTGGACATGCTCCGGGATGCCATGGTGGCCAAAGTAGATACTTCCAAAGGCTTCTTGATTGACGGCTACCCCCGGGAGGTGCAGCAGGGGGAGGAGTTTGAGCGGAGG ATCGCACAGCCCACGCTACTGCTGTATGTGGACGCCGGCCCTGAGACCATGACCAAGCGGCTCCTGAAGCGCGGAGAGACCAGCGGGCGTGTGGACGACAACGAAGAGACCATCAAGAAGCGTCTGGAAACCTACTACAAGGCCACAGAGCCCGTCATCGCCTTCTACGAGAAACGCGGCATTGTTCGCAAG GTCAACGCCGAAGGCTCTGTGGACAGTGTCTTCTCCCAGGTCTGCACCCACCTGGACGCCCTCAAGTAG